The following proteins are encoded in a genomic region of Bufo bufo chromosome 11, aBufBuf1.1, whole genome shotgun sequence:
- the LOC120982609 gene encoding alpha-1-antitrypsin-like — protein sequence MMSWGRKWTAAVGDQWRNMRVLLLVGVALLITLAFADHRKGHRKQDKDDHDDKDSHDHRDHHNRKHGHHKKGEHRGEHRGEHRDKKRHHHHNESLPCHKIADYNSKFSFDLFRQLALDYPSENIVFSPVSISTAFAFLSLGAKAQTHSQIIEGLRFNSSEISEQEIHEGFHHLLHLLNDVDRELQLSGGNALFISKERNILQTFLDEAKKLYHSEAFSTDFKNTEEAKNQINSYVEKKTNGKIAELLDSVDQDAIFVLINYIYFRGKWENPFEEEWTKEGDFHVNENTTVKVPFMSRTGMYNAAFTDEATVVSIPYKGNAAALFVLPNEGKLSEVEQNFNKESIKTWKKSFHRRLVDLYLPKFSVSGTVNLKETLSKLGIEDVFSDSADLSGITGEPNAKISKAIHKAVLSVDERGTEAAATTALEAIPMMLPPRITFNRPFLISVYDYKSQSVLFTGRIANPQE from the exons AAACATGAGAGTCCTTCTGCTTGTGGGAGTTGCTCTACTTATCACCTTGGCCTTTGCCGATCACCGTAAGGGTCATCGTAAACAAGACAAAGATGATCATGATGACAAAGACAGCCATGACCACAGGGATCACCATAATCGCAAACATGGCCATCACAAGAAGGGGGAACACCGTGGGGAACACCGTGGGGAACACCGTGACAAAAAGCGCCACCATCACCATAATGAGTCCTTGCCCTGCCACAAGATAGCTGATTACAATTCAAAATTCTCCTTTGACCTGTTTCGGCAGCTAGCTCTAGATTATCCTTCTGAGAACATTGTCTTCTCCCCTGTCAGTATTTCTACTGCATTTGCTTTCCTGTCCCTTGGTGCTAAGGCTCAGACCCACTCACAAATCATTGAAGGACTCCGTTTTAACAGCTCTGAGATCTCAGAACAAGAAATTCATGAAGGTTTCCATCATCTTCTGCATCTCCTGAATGATGTGGACAGGGAGCTGCAGCTCAGCGGTGGGAATGCTCTCTTCATTTCCAAGGAACGCAATATTCTCCAGACGTTCTTAGATGAAGCCAAGAAGCTCTACCACTCAGAGGCGTTTTCTACTGATTTTAAAAACACAGAAGAAGCAAAGAATCAGATTAACAGTTATGTGGAGAAAAAAACCAATGGCAAGATTGCTGAGCTGCTGGACAGTGTAGACCAGGATGCCATTTTTGTCCTTATCAACTACATTTATTTCAGAG GAAAATGGGAAAATCCATTTGAAGAGGAATGGACAAAAGAGGGAGATTTTCACGTCAACGAGAACACAACGGTGAAGGTGCCTTTCATGAGCAGAACAGGAATGTACAATGCGGCCTTCACTGATGAGGCCACCGTGGTCTCCATACCGTATAAAGGAAACGCTGCTGCTTTATTCGTCCTGCCAAATGAGGGGAAATTGTCAGAAGTAGAACAAAATTTTAACAAAGAATCAATTAAAACGTGGAAGAAATCATTTCATAGACG GTTGGTGGACTTATACCTCCCCAAATTCTCCGTCTCCGGCACTGTCAACCTGAAAGAAACATTAAGCAAGTTGGGCATAGAAGACGTTTTCTCAGACAGCGCTGATCTTTCTGGTATCACTGGAGAACCCAACGCAAAGATTTCTAAG GCTATCCATAAGGCCGTACTTAGTGTTGATGAGAGGGGGACAGAAGCGGCAGCCACCACCGCACTGGAGGCAATCCCCATGATGCTTCCTCCTCGTATTACATTTAATCGTCCTTTCCTTATCTCAGTGTATGACTACAAATCTCAAAGCGTTCTCTTCACCGGAAGAATTGCCAACCCACAGGAATGA